One Candidatus Obscuribacterales bacterium genomic window carries:
- the mraY gene encoding phospho-N-acetylmuramoyl-pentapeptide-transferase, whose amino-acid sequence MNFPFEDSLLCLPMPMLIGFMVAVALLPAFIKYLRSKAIGQFVRADGPKDHAGKANTPTAGGIVFLFAACVGSIAWFFYTGKFGVQALSVLLVTNFCGIIGLSDDMAKIANKDNKGISGQVRLVLEAVIGACLGLILLSTAAVPSAIGIFSVPPWFFILFAAFLLAATTNAVNLHDGMDGLAAGTACQILATLSFMLYYQGSYELAAIAAAAAGATAGFLVFNRNPAHIFMGDTGSLLLGGVMAALALSGNLVLWFIPLSLIYITETLSVICQVVYFKLTKPYASDKSESPLSVVWIKLTKKLPGEGKRLFLMAPLHHHFEALGKNKGVKEWQIVAYFHVVQFVLCLLTIITFINVRKILP is encoded by the coding sequence ATTTGAAGACAGCCTATTGTGCTTGCCAATGCCGATGCTTATCGGCTTTATGGTGGCTGTCGCCCTTTTACCGGCATTTATTAAGTACTTGCGTTCCAAGGCAATTGGTCAATTTGTCCGTGCAGACGGACCCAAAGATCATGCCGGCAAAGCCAACACACCGACAGCCGGTGGCATAGTCTTTTTGTTTGCCGCATGCGTCGGCAGCATCGCCTGGTTCTTCTATACAGGAAAGTTCGGAGTGCAGGCATTGTCTGTTCTGCTCGTGACAAACTTCTGCGGCATCATCGGCTTAAGCGATGACATGGCCAAAATTGCCAACAAGGACAACAAAGGCATATCCGGACAAGTAAGACTTGTATTGGAAGCAGTTATTGGTGCTTGCCTTGGACTTATTCTTTTATCGACTGCGGCCGTACCAAGTGCCATCGGTATTTTCAGCGTACCCCCTTGGTTCTTTATCTTGTTTGCGGCGTTTTTACTGGCGGCAACGACAAATGCCGTTAATTTGCATGACGGCATGGATGGACTTGCTGCTGGAACTGCCTGCCAAATCCTGGCAACTTTGAGTTTTATGCTTTATTACCAGGGCTCTTACGAGCTAGCGGCAATTGCTGCTGCTGCTGCTGGTGCTACTGCCGGTTTTCTTGTGTTCAACCGCAATCCAGCCCATATTTTTATGGGGGACACCGGATCTCTTCTGCTTGGTGGTGTAATGGCCGCTCTTGCCCTTTCCGGCAATTTGGTTCTCTGGTTTATTCCACTGTCGCTTATTTACATTACAGAAACTTTGTCTGTTATTTGTCAGGTCGTTTATTTCAAACTGACCAAGCCCTATGCGTCGGATAAGTCGGAGTCGCCGTTGTCGGTTGTTTGGATTAAATTGACCAAGAAGCTGCCTGGAGAAGGCAAACGGCTTTTCTTGATGGCTCCGCTTCATCACCACTTTGAGGCGCTCGGCAAGAATAAAGGCGTTAAGGAATGGCAGATTGTCGCTTATTTTCACGTGGTCCAGTTTGTCCTGTGTCTTTTAACGATTATCACCTTTATCAACGTCAGAAAAATCCTGCCATAG